Proteins encoded in a region of the Desulfobotulus mexicanus genome:
- a CDS encoding tRNA-queuosine alpha-mannosyltransferase domain-containing protein, protein MRFLMLEAYYGGSHKAFMDGLCQYLPHITELKTLPARHWKWRMRSAALLFLKDIIKIEAYDAVITTNMMSVSDFKALAGPLCPPVFLYFHENQFDYPPSPNSHIDLQPAMTDLTSALVADFVAFNSESHKNRFLSTAENIFRRFPKPGILWTLDEIREKSVVLYPGCDLVDFSFEGKSFSESPRSIVWNHRWEHDKNPSGFFDALSEIKEKRIPFQLMLLGARHSKIPAVFVKAMEKFKDHIICSDYPSKKEDYARLLSKAHICVSTADQENFGMAVAEAMAAGCLPLLPARLSYPELLPDDLHSTLLYKNSEELVSQLEWLLSCPEKELEKFKRLTSWIQRFDWKESISPFIQALEALVHGKHLNP, encoded by the coding sequence GTGCGTTTTCTAATGCTGGAAGCATACTACGGCGGTTCCCACAAGGCTTTTATGGATGGTCTTTGTCAATACCTTCCCCATATCACAGAACTTAAAACACTTCCGGCAAGGCACTGGAAGTGGCGCATGCGTTCTGCCGCCCTTCTTTTTTTAAAAGATATTATAAAGATTGAAGCTTATGATGCAGTCATCACCACCAACATGATGAGTGTATCGGATTTCAAGGCCCTTGCCGGTCCTCTCTGTCCCCCTGTTTTTCTTTATTTTCATGAAAATCAGTTTGATTATCCCCCTTCTCCCAACAGCCATATAGATCTGCAGCCTGCCATGACTGACCTGACCTCTGCTTTGGTTGCTGATTTTGTTGCCTTTAATTCAGAATCCCACAAAAATCGTTTTTTAAGCACTGCCGAAAATATTTTTCGCCGTTTTCCAAAGCCGGGTATTTTATGGACCCTGGATGAAATTCGAGAGAAAAGTGTGGTGCTCTATCCTGGCTGTGATCTGGTGGATTTTTCTTTTGAAGGGAAAAGTTTTTCAGAAAGCCCCAGATCCATTGTATGGAATCACAGGTGGGAGCATGATAAAAATCCTTCGGGTTTTTTTGATGCACTTTCTGAAATTAAAGAAAAAAGAATTCCTTTTCAGCTCATGCTGCTGGGGGCAAGGCATTCAAAAATTCCTGCGGTTTTTGTTAAAGCCATGGAAAAGTTCAAAGATCATATTATTTGTTCGGATTATCCTTCAAAAAAAGAAGATTATGCCCGTCTGCTTTCAAAAGCACATATCTGTGTAAGCACGGCGGATCAGGAAAATTTCGGCATGGCTGTGGCCGAAGCCATGGCTGCGGGCTGTCTTCCGCTGCTTCCGGCAAGGCTTTCCTATCCTGAGCTTTTGCCTGATGATCTTCATTCCACACTCCTCTATAAAAACAGTGAAGAGCTGGTCTCGCAGCTGGAATGGCTTTTAAGCTGCCCGGAAAAGGAACTTGAAAAATTTAAAAGGCTTACTTCCTGGATTCAGCGTTTTGACTGGAAAGAGAGCATTTCTCCCTTTATACAGGCTCTGGAGGCTTTGGTGCATGGGAAGCATTTGAATCCTTAA
- a CDS encoding NIL domain-containing protein: protein MQSKILILRFPAEASQKPLVCNLARNFELTFNILHAQILPRKEGLMVLELSGSRENFRKGLAYLESEGIDVQNAGQEITRDESRCTHCGACTAVCPTAALYVHRPDMAVVFDQEKCSVCELCVPTCPTKAMCVTATKTEKFFE from the coding sequence TTGCAATCCAAAATTCTGATTTTAAGATTTCCTGCAGAAGCCAGCCAGAAACCACTGGTCTGCAATCTTGCCCGTAACTTTGAACTGACCTTCAATATTCTCCATGCCCAGATCCTTCCCCGCAAAGAAGGTCTCATGGTTCTGGAGCTCTCCGGCAGCAGAGAGAATTTCAGAAAAGGTCTTGCCTATCTGGAAAGTGAAGGCATTGATGTACAGAATGCCGGACAGGAAATCACAAGGGATGAATCCCGATGTACCCACTGTGGCGCCTGCACCGCCGTATGTCCTACGGCCGCCCTTTATGTTCACAGGCCGGACATGGCCGTTGTCTTTGATCAGGAAAAATGCAGTGTCTGTGAACTCTGTGTGCCTACCTGTCCCACCAAAGCCATGTGTGTGACAGCCACCAAAACAGAAAAATTTTTTGAATGA
- a CDS encoding SDR family oxidoreductase codes for MDQGKKNIRFDNQVVLITGAGGGLGRAYALEFARRGAKLVVNDIGAARDGAGNSEGPAALVVEEILAMGGEAIANMDSVADPDGGEAMVAAAVGEFGRLDVLVNNAGNLRDVSLVKMQPQDWNAVLDVHLKGAFCVTAPALRIMKKQNYGRILFTTSAAGLYGNFGQSHYAAAKMGLVGMMQSVCIEGRKNNIQTNAIAPLAASRMTEDLLPPEVLENMDPATVAPLVLWLCSSACGESGSIFNMGLGCLNRVQLVTGRGVRFDPKKAMAPEEFEKMWPEVLSMEGAQAYSDMNAFILGLFS; via the coding sequence GTGGATCAGGGGAAAAAAAACATTCGTTTTGATAATCAGGTTGTGTTGATAACCGGAGCCGGTGGCGGGCTTGGCCGGGCCTATGCCCTGGAGTTTGCAAGGCGCGGGGCAAAGCTTGTGGTGAACGATATAGGAGCTGCCAGAGACGGGGCAGGTAATTCCGAAGGACCGGCTGCTCTGGTTGTGGAAGAAATCCTTGCCATGGGTGGCGAGGCCATTGCAAATATGGATTCCGTTGCAGATCCCGATGGCGGAGAGGCCATGGTGGCTGCGGCCGTGGGAGAATTCGGACGTCTGGATGTTCTGGTGAACAATGCAGGTAATCTCAGGGATGTGAGCCTTGTAAAAATGCAGCCCCAGGACTGGAATGCCGTTCTTGATGTGCACCTCAAAGGGGCCTTCTGTGTCACGGCACCGGCATTGCGTATCATGAAAAAACAGAATTACGGACGGATTCTTTTTACCACATCCGCAGCAGGTCTTTACGGAAACTTTGGTCAGTCCCACTATGCGGCTGCAAAAATGGGGCTGGTGGGAATGATGCAGTCTGTCTGCATTGAGGGCAGAAAAAATAATATACAGACCAATGCCATTGCCCCCCTTGCTGCATCCCGTATGACAGAAGACCTCCTGCCTCCGGAAGTTCTTGAAAATATGGACCCTGCAACGGTAGCTCCTCTGGTTCTCTGGCTATGTTCCTCTGCCTGCGGGGAAAGCGGAAGTATTTTCAACATGGGCCTTGGCTGCCTCAACCGGGTACAGCTGGTGACGGGCCGGGGTGTCCGCTTTGATCCCAAAAAGGCCATGGCACCCGAGGAATTTGAAAAAATGTGGCCTGAGGTGCTTTCCATGGAGGGAGCTCAAGCATATTCCGACATGAACGCTTTTATTCTAGGGCTTTTTTCATGA
- a CDS encoding alpha/beta fold hydrolase, with protein MNRFAFLSTTFALKRLYRLSNARTLISGEENIPDGPVIFTVNHFTRIETLFLPYHLEEITGSPIWSLAHHALFTGAMAGFLEKGGAVSTAAPDRDSLIIKSLILDEARWIIFPEGSMVKSKKVVSDDGFIVDNGEEKKRPRTGAANLALRAEFYRRRILHHRTEEGREAAMEVCRPFEVENPEEVTEKAVHIVPVNITYYPLRVRENALNRLAAFLVDALPQRVSEELMTEGSMLLDGVDVDIRFGRPLEAGAYLKHHAIVSDIHSPCPFGPDDPIASLDALRQAAQKLMQDYMAAIYAMTTVNPDHLFASILREMPGDLIDPEDLCRRVYLAATLRLDSQRLYLHRSLEYSQIHLITDDRFGRCEDFFRYAQDTGVLLPAENGFFRRNSARLTADYDFHDIRVANPIAVMANEIEPLALLRPHLTRLARETSFHIKRRLVAHLLEKGVRSFEEARSRYGFQHEFMDKDSGRPFFLEGMAGRAGVLLIHGYLSLPARMRALGNSLQKKGFWVYGLRLPGHGTSPEDLGKSKAVQWEDAVLEGYALLHVLCGKVAAVGISLGGFLASLLAIRIPGLKALCLVGVPSRIQEYRLCDEPGSAVWDRIFSRIRTGKKEKIRIPCALETSGMGYREHSEPVFREMALLGEKVRTGIPLIRVPCMVLQSRKDPLVVPEAALEIFKRLETAHKELYLTDSDFHDILAEDGGQRIYDLISGFLTELES; from the coding sequence ATGAATCGTTTTGCCTTTCTTTCCACAACCTTTGCCTTAAAACGCCTTTACCGGCTTTCCAATGCCAGAACCCTTATCAGCGGCGAGGAGAACATACCGGACGGGCCGGTGATTTTTACGGTAAATCACTTTACCCGTATCGAGACTTTGTTTCTTCCTTATCATCTGGAAGAAATTACGGGCAGCCCCATCTGGTCCTTAGCTCACCATGCCTTGTTTACAGGTGCCATGGCTGGATTTCTGGAAAAGGGCGGGGCTGTTTCCACTGCAGCACCGGACAGGGACAGTCTTATCATAAAAAGCCTTATTCTGGATGAAGCCCGCTGGATTATTTTCCCCGAAGGCAGCATGGTTAAAAGTAAGAAGGTGGTTTCTGATGATGGCTTTATTGTGGACAATGGGGAAGAAAAAAAACGTCCCAGAACAGGCGCTGCCAACCTTGCCCTGCGTGCGGAGTTTTATCGAAGAAGAATCCTGCATCACAGGACGGAGGAGGGCAGGGAAGCTGCCATGGAAGTCTGTCGGCCCTTTGAGGTGGAAAATCCTGAAGAGGTAACGGAGAAGGCTGTACACATTGTCCCGGTAAACATCACCTATTATCCCCTGCGGGTCAGGGAGAATGCCCTGAACCGTCTGGCAGCCTTTCTGGTGGATGCTCTGCCCCAGAGGGTCAGTGAGGAGCTTATGACCGAAGGCAGTATGCTCCTCGATGGGGTGGATGTGGATATCCGCTTTGGCCGCCCCCTGGAGGCGGGGGCTTATCTTAAGCATCACGCCATTGTTTCAGACATCCATTCTCCATGCCCCTTTGGTCCCGATGACCCCATTGCCTCCCTTGACGCCCTGAGGCAGGCAGCACAGAAACTGATGCAGGATTACATGGCTGCCATTTATGCCATGACCACGGTTAACCCGGATCATCTGTTTGCAAGCATTCTCAGGGAAATGCCCGGAGATCTAATTGATCCTGAAGATCTGTGTCGCAGGGTCTATCTTGCAGCGACCCTCAGGCTTGACAGCCAGCGGCTTTATCTGCACAGAAGCCTTGAGTACAGTCAGATTCATCTGATTACCGATGACCGTTTCGGAAGATGTGAGGATTTTTTCCGTTATGCCCAGGACACGGGCGTTCTTCTCCCTGCGGAAAACGGATTTTTCAGGCGAAACAGTGCCAGGCTTACAGCAGACTATGATTTCCATGATATCCGTGTTGCCAATCCCATAGCTGTGATGGCAAATGAGATTGAGCCCCTTGCTCTGTTGCGGCCCCATTTAACCCGCCTTGCAAGGGAAACGTCCTTTCACATAAAAAGACGGCTTGTGGCCCATTTGCTGGAAAAGGGGGTGCGGAGTTTTGAAGAAGCCCGCAGTCGCTATGGTTTTCAGCATGAATTTATGGATAAGGATTCAGGCCGGCCTTTTTTTCTGGAGGGTATGGCTGGTAGAGCTGGCGTTCTGCTGATCCATGGCTACCTTTCTCTACCTGCCCGAATGCGGGCTTTGGGGAATAGTCTTCAGAAAAAAGGATTTTGGGTGTATGGCCTGCGTCTGCCGGGCCATGGCACTTCACCGGAGGATCTGGGAAAATCAAAGGCTGTCCAGTGGGAAGATGCAGTTCTGGAAGGATATGCCCTGCTGCATGTACTATGTGGAAAAGTAGCTGCTGTGGGGATTTCTCTGGGGGGTTTTCTTGCAAGCCTTCTTGCCATACGCATTCCCGGCCTGAAGGCCCTGTGTCTGGTGGGTGTACCTTCCAGAATACAGGAATACAGACTTTGTGATGAACCCGGATCGGCTGTATGGGATCGTATTTTTTCCCGCATCAGGACCGGGAAAAAGGAAAAAATACGTATTCCTTGTGCCCTTGAGACATCCGGTATGGGATACAGGGAGCACTCGGAGCCTGTTTTCAGGGAAATGGCCCTGCTTGGGGAAAAGGTCAGAACAGGGATTCCCCTGATCCGTGTTCCCTGCATGGTGCTGCAGAGCCGTAAGGATCCTCTGGTAGTACCGGAAGCGGCTTTGGAAATCTTTAAGCGCCTTGAAACAGCACACAAGGAGCTTTACCTTACCGATTCAGACTTCCACGATATTCTGGCTGAAGACGGAGGGCAGAGAATATATGATCTGATATCCGGCTTCCTGACGGAATTGGAAAGCTGA
- the mnmA gene encoding tRNA 2-thiouridine(34) synthase MnmA produces the protein MSHILVAVSGGIDSLVTARILQEEGHKIRAVHFLTGFQKKKPEKDMEELGKRLGCRIEIVDFSKDFQNHVIDNFVEEYRAGRTPNPCLICNPAIKFGSLMSVAEKMDCMAVATGHYARILPTEDGLAGLFRGRDKIKDQSYFLSRVPRYRLDNILFPLGSFTKEEVRQKAHIFKLEPLSEKESQDICFLPDGGYADFLETTGNIKPLPGPIVTTDGKVIGRHRGLHRYTIGQRRGLDCPGPAPYHVLALDTAHNHLVVGFREEMMASGCCVNNINWLMPLPSAALQITVKIRYRHQDVPATLIPEGNSRASVHFTAPQAAITPGQGAVFYHKDRVLGGGFIQEKI, from the coding sequence ATGAGCCACATTCTGGTGGCCGTCAGCGGCGGCATAGATTCTCTGGTGACGGCCCGGATTCTTCAGGAAGAAGGACATAAAATCCGTGCCGTTCACTTTCTCACGGGCTTTCAGAAAAAAAAGCCGGAAAAAGACATGGAGGAACTGGGCAAAAGGCTTGGATGCCGGATTGAGATTGTGGATTTTTCCAAAGACTTCCAGAACCATGTCATCGATAACTTTGTAGAAGAATACAGGGCTGGACGCACTCCCAACCCCTGCCTTATCTGCAATCCTGCCATCAAATTCGGCTCCCTCATGAGTGTGGCAGAAAAAATGGATTGCATGGCCGTGGCTACAGGTCATTATGCCCGTATCCTTCCTACAGAAGACGGACTTGCCGGTCTTTTCAGGGGACGGGACAAGATAAAGGACCAGTCTTATTTTCTTTCACGGGTTCCCCGTTACCGCCTTGACAATATTCTCTTTCCCCTGGGCAGTTTTACCAAGGAAGAAGTGCGGCAGAAAGCCCATATCTTCAAACTGGAACCTCTGTCTGAAAAGGAAAGCCAAGATATCTGCTTTCTTCCGGATGGAGGATATGCAGATTTTCTTGAAACAACAGGGAATATAAAACCGCTCCCCGGACCCATTGTTACCACTGACGGAAAAGTCATTGGACGCCACAGGGGCCTGCACCGCTATACCATCGGCCAGCGCCGTGGGCTGGACTGTCCCGGTCCTGCACCTTATCATGTACTGGCACTGGATACGGCCCATAATCATCTTGTAGTTGGTTTTCGGGAAGAAATGATGGCATCGGGCTGCTGTGTAAATAATATAAACTGGCTCATGCCCCTTCCTTCTGCTGCCCTTCAGATCACCGTCAAAATAAGGTACCGCCATCAGGATGTACCGGCAACATTGATTCCTGAGGGCAACAGCCGGGCCTCTGTCCATTTTACAGCTCCACAGGCTGCCATCACTCCGGGACAAGGGGCAGTGTTCTACCATAAGGACAGGGTACTGGGCGGCGGTTTCATTCAGGAAAAAATATAA
- the typA gene encoding translational GTPase TypA, with protein sequence MSFESLNLRNIAIIAHVDHGKTTLVDTMFRQSGVFRPDQEVAERIMDSMDIERERGITIAAKNCSVRYGTTKINILDTPGHADFGAEVERALSMVDGAILLVDAAEGPLPQTRFVLKKTFEAEIPVIVVINKVDRHDARPQEVLNEIYDLFIDLEATEAQIEFPCLYAIGRDGIAGPEPDNLGEDLTILFETILAHIPPPKVNPDGPFSMLVSDIGYSDYLGRLSIGRIQSGSLKNRMPIVRACADQSLIPFRLSTIQVYEGTQLIKSEETFAGEIVVLSGNEDVEIGDTLTIVDNPLIQPRIRVDEPTVAMRFTSNNSPLAGKEGNLVQSRKIRERLHRETLRNVAIQIEDTDDKETFLVKGRGEFQMAILIETMRREGFELCVGRPEVIFREENGVRTEPVEDVYIDCDETFMGIVTEKMSIRKGRMESLVNNGSGRVRIHFKAPSRALIGYRDEFLTDTRGTGILNALFSGYEPYRGDFPSRFSGSLVSDRSGTAIPYALFNLEPRGELLVTPGTPVYKGMIIGAHAKNNDLDVNPCKEKKLTNMRASGKDDNVLLKPVRPMSLEAALQFIAEDELVEVTPLSIRLRKTHLDFHERQRHKKQKES encoded by the coding sequence ATGTCATTTGAATCATTAAATCTGCGAAACATTGCCATCATTGCCCATGTTGACCATGGTAAAACCACCCTTGTGGACACCATGTTCCGTCAAAGTGGAGTTTTTCGTCCTGATCAGGAAGTTGCTGAGCGTATCATGGACAGTATGGATATTGAAAGGGAGAGGGGCATAACCATTGCCGCCAAAAACTGCTCTGTCCGTTACGGAACAACAAAAATTAATATTCTTGACACACCCGGCCATGCTGATTTTGGTGCTGAAGTGGAGCGCGCCCTTTCCATGGTGGATGGTGCCATCCTTCTGGTGGATGCCGCCGAAGGCCCCCTTCCCCAGACCCGCTTTGTACTGAAAAAAACCTTTGAAGCAGAAATTCCCGTGATAGTGGTCATCAATAAAGTGGATCGCCATGATGCCAGACCCCAGGAAGTGCTCAATGAAATATATGATCTCTTCATTGACCTGGAAGCCACGGAAGCACAAATTGAATTCCCATGCCTCTACGCCATAGGCAGGGATGGTATTGCCGGTCCTGAGCCGGACAATCTCGGTGAAGACCTGACAATTCTTTTTGAAACCATCCTTGCCCACATTCCCCCGCCGAAGGTAAACCCCGACGGACCCTTTTCCATGCTGGTTTCCGACATTGGCTACTCCGATTATCTGGGACGCCTTTCCATCGGAAGAATTCAGAGCGGCAGCCTGAAAAATCGCATGCCCATAGTGCGGGCCTGTGCAGACCAGTCTCTGATTCCTTTCCGCCTTTCCACCATTCAGGTTTATGAAGGTACTCAACTGATAAAATCCGAGGAAACCTTTGCCGGAGAAATTGTAGTATTGTCCGGTAATGAAGATGTGGAAATCGGCGATACCCTGACAATTGTGGATAACCCGCTTATTCAGCCCCGAATCCGTGTGGATGAACCCACGGTGGCCATGCGTTTTACCAGCAACAACTCTCCCCTTGCAGGAAAAGAAGGAAATCTTGTCCAGTCCCGGAAAATCAGGGAAAGACTGCACAGGGAAACCCTGCGGAATGTGGCCATTCAGATAGAAGATACCGATGATAAGGAAACCTTCCTTGTCAAAGGACGCGGAGAATTTCAGATGGCCATTCTCATAGAAACCATGAGAAGGGAAGGTTTTGAGCTCTGCGTGGGAAGACCTGAAGTTATTTTCAGGGAAGAAAACGGCGTACGTACAGAACCCGTGGAAGATGTGTACATAGACTGTGATGAAACCTTTATGGGAATTGTAACGGAAAAAATGTCCATCAGAAAAGGTCGTATGGAATCCCTTGTGAACAACGGCTCAGGCAGGGTCAGAATTCACTTTAAAGCCCCTTCCAGGGCACTCATCGGATACAGGGATGAATTTCTGACGGACACCCGTGGAACCGGGATACTCAATGCCCTTTTTTCAGGCTATGAACCCTACAGGGGAGATTTTCCATCCCGCTTTTCCGGATCCCTTGTATCTGACCGCTCCGGCACCGCCATTCCCTATGCCCTCTTTAATCTTGAGCCAAGGGGAGAACTGCTTGTCACACCGGGTACACCGGTTTACAAGGGAATGATCATCGGAGCCCATGCCAAAAACAATGACCTTGACGTCAATCCATGCAAGGAAAAAAAGCTCACCAACATGCGGGCATCCGGCAAAGACGACAACGTCCTCTTAAAACCCGTAAGACCCATGAGCCTGGAAGCAGCCCTGCAGTTTATCGCAGAAGACGAGCTGGTGGAGGTTACTCCTTTGAGCATCCGTCTTCGCAAAACCCATCTGGATTTCCATGAAAGACAGAGACATAAAAAGCAGAAAGAAAGCTGA